tcgtgcctgtatacagctgctttatatggagatgaaactttaacaaaaaaaaaaatgtaatgataaacagtaggctcataacaaacaacatttctctgagggtgcatggaatatatgtcccatgcaaggctatgcattgcagtccttactgcattgattatgtacacgtactgcagggcatgcaagtgtatgcagacacacgctgacgaaatgacattttttgctacatacaaacgtgcaccgcaccaaataagacacacgtgtttgtatagtcagggaacactcgtgaatattgatgaaatcacacacctcgcttacagtataaaacaaacataatagcgaacaataaaatgcgacgctgtttaaagaggcggacccaggttacgaggagaattatcagtatggcatacacaccacgtgtcaagcttttgcaacatctaaagagactaaatatggaaagttgcctttgtaagttaacatgacagtaccaaatggagaagccacacgagagaacaattcatcgtgggctaaagaatgtgttttaaatattatacacagctttgcaagataatatcgacgagttttactcgtctaggtgtgggaggtgtaggcctgataaaatacgatgttgcttcagagcctttctttcgtaatattgcaattttattcaactctttcaaacgcggcaccgtaaatttctactgggtgctcgaacacggcaagcaggtcgcggggcaaaatctttgtaacattttattaccgaaacagcgatactagcaatgcttgagctgcacttgctgttttctaaattgtaacctcctcaatctcatcactgtggtcaggaaacagagaggaaaagtacagcagtagtacgtagagaaatattcaatttcaagccctttagcaatatcatctgaacaaattgccagttcactgttgaattctcgatggaaacaaacagctgatcagggacgcaagcttggcttggcactggcttggccgttcatacagagccaaaagccgctgcaggaaactggattgcggatcgttcCTTCCTCCGTGGAACTGAGACAAAATATTCtatacatttttcttttctttgtttcatttctctaattgctcttgtgatggcgtggaccgcgcttcgtgatctcacgtaccggcgcactgtttttaagtttagtatggcgcacgataatacatgattgcgtgctttaatttaaaaaggttcgcgagtatggcagcaacactgcaatgtcgggaagaggcacggggaagaggatagtagtagaaccagtagcagctgcatgcccgggtggagcgactgatgcccagatggaggaatgtcaacccggtgccttttgtgttggccgtgctggcagttccgccgactttatagaaagagacgaccccgtcgcttgtcctcttctcttttccttcgggcatcagcgacaacattgacggacgacgtgttcgacttcaccgtgcacgtgagtataggttggtttttcattcgagtgaattcttgttcagatttgcaacttgtcgacttcatcctgatcacctgtcaccggcaataagtcacatacgtgtgatatttaggtgaaataaatgataatgcacattttctgctccatttgcgtgacttagctacaccaggacatgaggtaaagcctttgtcgcctagccactagcaggcaagatcgatcactcgcatccttcagttcacgaatcaacgcgcctgccttaaaattagtaagctgctcgcaaagaaatcttaccgaggcaattttgttttctgtgaacaatgcaccgtagatttgtcttgaataacaaaaaaaaacttgaaaaataaatgtcgcgaccttttagaaaacgccgtgtctaagagccagacgcggcattttgtaaaaggctcattaaattcagtatgttttcgtagtttctgcttaaaattattattgtctatgaatttcatggcccaatcttttgctttggctgaaaatctcggcggcaaaaactttgttcagtgtccctttaagggcaggtgtagatgccatcatttcagtcgcaaatctttttgctagtcggtcggctggttaacaataagggtactaactagagttccagatttcatcagcaacacatcgtcatggcttcatcagatgctgcattatatacattctatcctcgtttttaaataggtgtaccgtatggtccactgttacaggaaacaagcgagctcatggacagtgagccatgtggtgctaactggcagcgaggcttgtgaatggaacgcatgcgcatagaatcggggtgcgcccagttttgtctgccatttctccgcctgtacgcatgacagcattggaaagcgcatccgtattttagctggacaatttatctagcccagtgcctcctgcttcagggatttcctgtgagcacaaaaaatgcatgattttaatcgttgctgcagtgttttgcaagttgtcaccgtaaagcacatcatatttttcgcataatgctcgctgcaactagcaagtttcgatgactcaaaatgttgttcaggtctgatgtagcaaacattttaagctcgtcctcgtgaccatgaaatattggtttactaaataatggaaggcagagtaggtatcagttgatttacagtgtgaaaatgaaaagtgcgaaggaccgtgcctcgctagtaagccccgagagcatgagcagagaagtagcagatgaggatgctcatgcgctgcatttccaaatctcaccagcactaatgcttgacggactgctggccacgcactagcgtgttctttctgaaacaggactttggccctgtaagcaagttcttgaagggcataagtaaaacgtagaatgggccccctaaatgcacccatccttgaaccattgggcttatgaattagtgcccttttcaaaatacaactattctgagctataaattgtgacagaacagtgcacgaagtttaaaaatgggaaaaaagtctttaaatgtcccctttatacatagtgttcttgtgatgtcacttctgccgttgtcgccctctcccgccatgcccgggtaactccctgggtacctacggcagttcacgtgctgcagtgcggtttgttgggggctcgtcatctgttgctgtgaacgatgtggaagcattgtggttttttgttgtcttactttaacgagctcattggattaggaaggcctcgctcgttcactcgatacaagaccagataatcaagatgtgcgacacatataccagccacggcgtacaccggctgcccgccacaacctatgagggcctattatcttgctttcactacaaattgcctggcccaaaaacaagtgaaagctcaaaatctctcgagccgcaattttaagagtggttgtgcgaagcgcagctgctcccatcgaaaactagtcgtgcagagctaggcaagtttacaagagatataatagtATGAATATATTATCACGGCCTACgtcaccaaagtagcaatgccccccccccccccccccccacccaagtGCTTTAAAcggtgctgatgttgagcttgagcctctttgattaaAATTTGtcgaaatagtcgaggaaaatattatacaaggcagatagggactttgcgtggtgtgtgccgcggtaatgccagtcatcactttatttttcgcgtatgctttaacacacttttcactttgtattttgcttttgttgtacgctaatgtacagtggagtcactgaacatgatagagaccgtgtatagaattaattgactaattaaaaaaaatcctgacgcccaacttgaaccgatcggctatacttcaaagtgaactaatattgtttcccattctttatagtttgtttcaatgcaataccaaatctccgcgatcgccatcacgattttaactgCCTttctcgccatcatgattttaactgcggacaagtttgtatgtacagtatcttgataagctatatctgtttgcaggtaaatacttggctatggcacttacccgtaatgaagttgcacctgaagatgcaaatattgcaaagtttcttcaagtagcttttgttaatctgcaccagccaaatacgctggtacttttaggaaaatcggaatgtgcgttctcaatttcaggttataactttcagcgaagaaacaccctaagctctgctccctctgcgtggcctactaaatcaacttgcctcactagcagctcataatttctcaaacttgcatcgtgaggcaaaactaaacgggtgaaagcacgaggagacaacatggaagttgtaggcgatagattcggttggtgcccgggcatgttggtggcgcatttcggaagtgaagAAAAGgtgctgcgagatgcacgtgcacactttgtatagttgctgtattggacagcaaactttttttcttatctgagcagttttaccaaaggaagcttcatcatatggcgtgataaatgaagtgaatccacaggttgaagcacatcatagcctcgctgtgcttttgtactttctttagctcgcaaaatttatttgtacatataagtgacaacttgccagtaataaggcagcacttgtttctttaccatatgatcatctccggtgtgctgctgcctcaatatttcaaattctaagcatttacaccattgtatgctaacttttccttcaaagtgagacaagccacatgtgtatcgtagatcaagaagcatgccagttttacgtacttgcaaggtaaacatcagaaatgcacagttgatcaaaaatactagtttaatggtgcatctacatagcagagcacctgtggcacctcgggaacaagataatgccacatatgttacaagagataattaaaaaagacaggggacgttccgtgaacaaatagaaacaaaaataaaatggcacggtGCAGTGAGCGAAGgcggcaaagggggggggggggggagcccgtgggacttcagcagatgaacgtaaggtgtgtgtttaatatgtggaagaaacaaaaattcaaaattttggcgactgaaatgagggtgacttagtgagtgcgctcatgacgagagtaaacacggttattattattttttttttcaaatctcttttgaaagccacaagaaatctgtatgtggtgcagcctaacagaaggtccgtgaaggcaaattatgaattcgtcgttgtacaaaggcctattttttttttttttttcatgcgcaccatccccgccgcggtggtctagtggctaaggtactcggctgctgacacgcagggcgcgggttcgaatcccggctgcatttccgatggaggcgggaatgttgtaggcccgtgtgctcagatttaggtgcacgttaaagaaccccaggtggtctaaatttccggagccctccactacgccgtctatcataatcatatagtggttttgggacgttaaaccccacatatcaatcaatcaatcatgcgcaccataaatagtgctcaaaatttaattgcatatgttgttttcatcctcgctgtattccgtgctgtttatgatgtaaaaaaaaaaaaagtagcacgctgaagtggtgctgcttttgggcaacagtggaaaatggcggggtgcatgaatgcgcaatactgccgcttacactcaaatcactcttgtggtcacctcccactgttgcatatttcacagctgcatatttcctagctagaaaaatttgattttaggtgtttcacgccattttccatgtaactattccacaattgcacacactgatcagcaggctttcaattgcgctgaaggacacaggtgccataaaattcatagtcgattctttcaagaaaccgtatgtaaaggctgaagcttcatgcgtacatacacacacacataccatattgttttttgtactttatgaaagctgcgaaggtctcatgtgcctccaagcgtaacctgtcttatttattctccatcaccgcaaaagttttgtgtgtttcaaataaaagtactttgcgcatggccacttttgggtaatctttttgtgtaggtgttatttgagcagcccacagtgtttactttataagcctgtatgtatatgttgcattataaggatgcagaatgtgtgtagctgtgcaatatagatgaagtgtaaaaattaagtgtgtctattgtagtgttcttgcaaccaatcttaccccctattctagaacgtccctccactcaacgcttcactttcatttgagatggctgatgggagcgccgtctctaagcagagaaaattgctgcatgtcagcaataatctgctgtgattctcgagtagcgcagcgtcgctttcaaacgagcagcggcacagtgctcaactctgtcaagtgaagggtgaaagtcgagtcggggagcgtttatgaatatgggggttagttttgtcttgttaacctgccattaacactggattgatgctattttgctctagctgtacagtgctctccaaggctcaaggaggcaccgcacggggaaggctcggagcaaaccatgcgtgagtttcctttcattgttacactatgcacgtattaagtgatagactttaatgtatgctatttgtattgtgcaagtttttggggacatacaacttccaacacttatatgttctgacgaaaatcacgcaagaatgagagaagcttgtgcaaaaattatgcaagagtgtaagaagcttttgcagaagtctgtgaaatgaagttttgaaattttgtggcaatgtgtcattgtacagtggtcaacagtcttgctcagcatgcttgactgtagggctcccggctgcacaggcgcatctacggagtgcctgatgcatgatgggccaaatgtcagcctgcacactggtgcctcttatccccgtttgtctgttacatcagtgtctcttgtaaaagggatcaactgtgctacctttttttttttttcgaatgtaataagttctttttccagattattgttgttttaaggtagagcctcacatttctatcaaatactgaagattctatttttccttctagatgctatgaagtcacttcttgtgttacaatagagtgaacactgttatgagaaaagctactttatggagttaactcacttcatattgacttaacacacagaattggtgaaaactacactccattccagctgcattaggaataatattcatttgcatacttctgtttcttttgtttgtttgttggctggaggtttggagtatagggtggccagagggcactgtgtagtctttcttcatcttcccaattttgtgaacatcaattgatagccgtatgggaagcagccagcatgctgaaacagcggtgcaagcatgcaagatgttcaccattgcatgcagtcagttgctgtgagcaacctactgcatacaattaactgcgagtggtgaactaacgctgcactatgtgtgcctcttggaaagctgcaatggtaaagtgccacaatcgtatagtaacattgataacatcgcaatttgtttgttgaataattttgcaacagaatcaatggagttttggataaatttgtgtatctgcctggttcattgAAGCTACAGAGttaaatgcggtatatactcgcgtattatgtgtactttttttgtcaatccggtcatgtgtgaagctagtaggaatcgctggcctaaaagctcaacttggaatatatgttgcaggcactgtcacagctgtctcaaagcggattgtcatttgtttgctaagcctgttcaaatgcccccattttcttgaagttcttccgaacagtgctcacaaaaaccagttcccacgacagggttataccagagaacataagtactctccaataattgtcgggaacccaacgtaacgtaagatgcagacaaggaagcgcgatgccaacacagtgctgtgtgtgtcgcccttcatgtgtgtgtgtgtccattccttgtcccagtcttctattgcgttgtgttccctccgatatctaaccaacacacccaaacttctatgctaagtcttattcaacgcactcttctgctggctcccatactgaatattgcatgtcgaagaactccacgctgatgtgcttagcggtagcacggtttcagttttcttcggtaagctttataacagcaatctgcctcgtatataattattgtagcctatcacaaggaacggtaaaaacgcaatggccagatggcgaaaccgaaaaaaaaaaaatgagtgcgaaaatctgcctcatctagttgatgtgacaggtccttgcacgcgttcaacatctgtgctgtgtctcgggaatacattcttgccgtggaagaggtgggaagataggaggcaaacctttaggcatttcggactacacataaacaggtttcagttttcaagttcgatattctagggaaagcataaaagttcatggaagaagggaccttgcactcggtcgattttgtgtaagactgcactcgcctgctcgacaagagatgtgcctgaccagagcatcatgaagtcaaatgtgtctgtgtgtgtgctggcaaggtggctcgggctggttggggagggcaaagtatgcgagcaaaaagtttcttgtagtaaagcaggctggctaattatactggtgagcaaattatgtgaggatgcaaattgtgcgagtaaatatggtatgtactgttgtatgtttcagctctattgctacggatcctgcggatccaacttggcatccggcagcaacaaagagaggttctgcaggaggtgcgacagctgaagcacaaggtacggctcttgtccgtgcctcagcacgcccagccagcacagcgcccctctgaccttccccggctgcctgctggtacaattggagaagtggaggcagcagaggcagctgtgcagagtaaagctgtggctgcggctttggtgtatatttcttgatttttaatgtgcctatgtaacatgcagaaatttagtactgctttaagatactgtgtttcgggaaacaaactagtcaggttatctcatgagcccctgtactacagtcgaatatgaataattcgtactcaaagaggccagaaaatttgttcaaattaaaagaagttcaaaataatgaaagttaccgtaattacttgaatctaacacgcacctttttttcggttaagagagttcataaatcgcatgtgcgttagaatcgagtacgaaaaaaaaaactgaatatggtcattctattggcatcgccacttacaaaatggccgccccctacgtgcgtcggcatggcgcgtcggtcatttctgcctacgtgtttcccatgtgcggcacttcatacgtgtgctgaggagttcgtcatcttgtagtacattagcatcgacggcatggtagggccgactccaaaaactcgagtgcaccacaatgctgcttctaaaagaaaagtcgtcgcgtgtgccggaacggacagaaatcgggtcgcatcgcggtcattcggagttcccgaaacgtgcgtgcgggactggcgaaaacaaaagcagaatattgtcgacagcaaagattcacgcaaggcttcagtggaccacagcagggtcggtttccacaaattgaagagctgctctgcgagtatgtgattaagcagtgagcggcacagcggcccatgacgacacaactgctccaagtgcaggctatgcagttagccttagaaaaagggctaatgcagagccattttaaagcgagcaggtgctagctaacgaactttatgaagagaaaaggcttttccctccgaaggcgaacgggcatatgccaaaagttgctggaggagtacgaagaaaagcttcagagtcttcagaggttcctcctaaacttgcggcacaacaacggctacctgcttgggcaaatcgggaatgccgatcacacgcctctttacttcgacatgcctggcacctcaaccgtctaggagaagggggcgaagcaagtttgtgtactgacatcgggccacggtaaaactagagtgacagcaatgctctgttgcacgtcagataggcataagcttcccccgtacttcatatttaaacggaagacgctctcaaaaagagtcgttttcgctagtggtgtgatcaagcgggccaacgagaaaaaagggtgcgcgttgcaaccgatgtttctttttttttttttttgttgtggaaatcgggcgcgcgttacaatcgagggcgcggtagaatagagtaaatacggtaaacgagcggaggactcaccatgcagtgatgcatgtgcatggagaagttttattcacaaattacaggacatccgtcattaattaaagtagtcaatacatgtctgtacacgttggccttgcaacgagtcaacaagttttgcgtgcagtttgcaaagcatttgtacttcggcttcagtattctcctggcaaaagaagttgcgcgcggcaatgtccagtgctgacactcttcgaagacaactgtgtttccactgttaccatctgcgctgcagccggagcgtggccagcacatgatgagaatggaggagcgtctccacctggagaaaagcagatcggaattcgagagagaaacactccgcggcagcttttttttttttctctcttcatgcacggtgttgaaaggagaagagtctctacatagcaggaacgaaaaacagggaagcatgacaccggcgcgttgcagatcggcatgagagaggcaactctctgcgacagctttttttcccctctttctcttcatgcgcagtgttaagaggagaagggtctttacgtggcagggacggaaaaagccgaagcggggcacaggaatgtcgcagattggcatttggcaaacattccaccgcagtcttttctttccttttcttcattttcttcttcaagcacagcgatgaggtgtctgaagtgccaccgcaggattgggcggggtgctgagagcattttcggagcgcggtatatctttgataggaccacagcgtcagttcgaattaaatgtgttggaattaatgagattcgactgtatttactatagtctgtgaagtccgagtgaactgtcctaagctagcagacgatgtaggcggcatcgtgtgtttgatgggcagtgactagcaaaagcctgcttaaaacagacattcagtaattttgtttatttatcaccctatttcgtgtccgctgcggctctctctactttgagctacagttcaccctgccttgtgttagccgatttcttacttttttaaaaatctaacatgcacccaatttcgcagtgtgaagaaaaatgcacctttgtttattgtgatgagatttctatagcgacaggcctctttgttggctatcacagaaaaatataaacagcaaatggtgcgaccatctagtgcgacctttatttttctatcagtttcatctatgaccaagatttggtcgctctaaggttgcctcttagtacgccttgatcatgttcatttatcttgttgtgctctgcttacaatgcattgattaaaaacatgtcgaagcttctttttgaattccacatattttatcgtttttcacctgtagaagctactcgtggtcaacattcaggcaaagacattgtaacctcgaagaaacgtgtattggaatttgagcactgtacaaagtaattatactatttcatagctagaatcaatatttattaagggttataacagtgttgtatttgatttcataacagcgaaactgcattcagagaaggactctgaaaggttctcacactgagtgtgagagggctgatgtggaaaccattttaggtcaagtgagttgaagttagcgtaaaaaaacaatgaaatgttgtgatgcccaaaaattcaagttgttgttttcagtgtcctgttcttgcagatttttatcatgaaaacatttcgatgtgctgttgcgttcttgcatttttttacagcgcaagcacctcctgcagattgggggacgtggccttcgagaaattggtgtgaatgccatgaaggctgtattggcacatgacgtgcaagtgctgtacagccttcatggcagaaaagggaaaagggcctttgtgaacctgaggctctgtagattagtgacaggttagacttgttcattgttttatgtctgtgtacccttgtgtattctctgtactgcagtgcttcatgtactatggtatttctgttcttgtatgcagatgtcatctgccaaaaagcaggatgcgaccaggcggaggccctcaactttattaagaggtggctgccagggtctggtgatcgctgtgggggcaggaagcggcgcttcagagaagcatttgttgtggagcagcccgatgatgcccactctcagagtgcagattatcggctgctcgcggcagctggcttcctgcccagccacagcagccagggccttgacagcaccactgtcactgtgcccccaacgcaacctgacctgcagtagagcgggccttttttagttgtgtatatatatttttcaatgtatacattttttgttgtaccaaataaataaaaaaacaaagaataaatagtctgcagactgtcggtggtgcactgttcggctagcttatgctgattcggaagcaccatcaccatgttttagttacaaaaaaatgctctaaactatgaatattctcgattaccatgtgggggacatatgtggggattgcaagtgggggacatacgctttcaacatttacttcctaacgacttttttcgatctgctgtaccaaataccagtaccaaataaagcactcgctattgcaaaagaaattggtaaaaaaataaactacacttctagtgttagcaaagggaatgaggtataaaagatgaaatagattgagtaactgctttcagttctcagcattcaattttctgttgccccgagtatacagggctgcaaagctacaagagtgggtcatcgaggcatattgtttaaatcttccggtaagaaaaattccctactaataatggttacatgatggcaagccaatcagtagccaatatttgTCGTGCAGGAAACAGCGGTGTattaacggcatttgattggctgcaatgtggccctggattggtccaatgtcggtcgtacatccgtagccaatattcgtcgtgcagcaaacatcggcg
Above is a window of Rhipicephalus microplus isolate Deutch F79 chromosome 1, USDA_Rmic, whole genome shotgun sequence DNA encoding:
- the LOC142775320 gene encoding uncharacterized protein LOC142775320 isoform X3 — its product is MPLLLRILRIQLGIRQQQREVLQEVRQLKHKVRLLSVPQHAQPAQRPSDLPRLPAGTIGEVEAAEAAVQSKAVAAALRKHLLQIGGRGLREIGVNAMKAVLAHDVQVLYSLHGRKGKRAFVNLRLCRLVTDVICQKAGCDQAEALNFIKRWLPGSGDRCGGRKRRFREAFVVEQPDDAHSQSADYRLLAAAGFLPSHSSQGLDSTTVTVPPTQPDLQ
- the LOC142775320 gene encoding uncharacterized protein LOC142775320 isoform X2, which gives rise to MSTRCLLCWPCWQFRRLYRKRRPRRLSSSLFLRASATTLTDDVFDFTVHCSPRLKEAPHGEGSEQTMPLLLRILRIQLGIRQQQREVLQEVRQLKHKRKHLLQIGGRGLREIGVNAMKAVLAHDVQVLYSLHGRKGKRAFVNLRLCRLVTDVICQKAGCDQAEALNFIKRWLPGSGDRCGGRKRRFREAFVVEQPDDAHSQSADYRLLAAAGFLPSHSSQGLDSTTVTVPPTQPDLQ
- the LOC142775320 gene encoding uncharacterized protein LOC142775320 isoform X1; the protein is MSTRCLLCWPCWQFRRLYRKRRPRRLSSSLFLRASATTLTDDVFDFTVHCSPRLKEAPHGEGSEQTMPLLLRILRIQLGIRQQQREVLQEVRQLKHKVRLLSVPQHAQPAQRPSDLPRLPAGTIGEVEAAEAAVQSKAVAAALRKHLLQIGGRGLREIGVNAMKAVLAHDVQVLYSLHGRKGKRAFVNLRLCRLVTDVICQKAGCDQAEALNFIKRWLPGSGDRCGGRKRRFREAFVVEQPDDAHSQSADYRLLAAAGFLPSHSSQGLDSTTVTVPPTQPDLQ